CCAAGGCCGATCCGGGATTGTGGGCACCGTCCAAGAGCAACGGGCGATCGCCCCAGGCCACCCACTGCAACCGAGCTGGCCAAGCAGCCGTGACCATGCCCTGGGCCAAGGCAGCGGCAGCAATGGCCCAACCTCGACGGCGCAAACTTTGGATCACCGCCAGAGCCAGGGCCGAATTGAGGCGTTGGGGGTCTCCCTGGAGGCTGATGCGGTAGGCAATGCCTTGACTGATCAGGGTTTGCTGGGGAGGGAAGACGGGCGCTAATCCTGGGCTGCTGCTGCTATTCTCGCTGGGCTGTCTGAGGGCCGGTTCCACCCAAGTGACGGGGCAACCCACCGCCGCCCCCTGCTGTTGCACCACTGCTGCGGCTTCCGGCGGCAAAACCCCCACAAAGGCGGGACAGTGGGCTTTGAAAATCCCTGCTTTTTCGCGGGCAATCTCCCCCAGGGTCGATCCCAGCACCTGCCAATGGTCTCGGCTAATGGAGGTGATGACCGTGGCTAGGGGGCGATCGCAAACATTGGTGGCATCCAAGCGCCCCCCCAAACCCACCTCCATCACGGCCAGATCTACCCGCTCCTGGGCAAAGCACAGCCAGGTGGCGGCGCTCATGATTTCAAAGAGGGTGGGCAGGGGTTCCTGGGGATCGATCGCGGCGATGACTTGGCCCAACACTTGACGCAGGGCAGGGGCGCTAATGGGGACTTGGTTTAGGGTAATGCGTTCGCACCAACTGACCAAATGGGGGGAGGTATGGCACCCCACCCGATAGCCCGCTGCTGTTAACACGGCGGTGATGTAGGCACAGACAGAGCCTTTGCCATTGGTTCCCGCCACATGGATCAGGGGAATGGAGTGGTGGGGGTTGCCGAGGGCCGCTAGCAGGCGCTGAATGCGGCTCAGTCCCAGATTGACCCCAAAGTGCTGAAACGGGTGCAACAGGTCATCCAGATCAACGGGATCAGGGAAGGAGGGAAGGTGCATGGAGGGGGCTGGTAGAGGGCGACGGAGGCACTATAGCAGGGGAAGGCAGCGCCGCTGCTCGCTACAACCCTGATGCTCAGGTTGGCACAGGGGTGACATCTGGATTTTGGGAGATGCCCATTAATTACTGGGTTTGGGCGGGGTGGTTTCGGGATTGCCTTGGAGTTCTAGGCTGGATTGGCGGGTTTCCATCTTGCTGAGGCGATCGCGTAATTGATCCAATTCCACCGTATGGGTTTGCACCGTTCCTCGAAATTCCGCTGAAAATTCGCCGGTTTTTTCATCCAAACGGGTGGCCTCATCCTCTAACTCCGTGACCCGCTTCAAGAGTTCTTCCCGGACTTCTGCCGCTTGGGTCGATTCCGCCTGGGTCGCTTGTTCCTGGAGGAGCAACCGATAGGCAAACCAACTGGCAATACTCACGGCAATAAGAATGGCAATCATCAGGCCACTGACCAAGGTTTGAAACCAACCCCGCAGCACGTCCATTTCCTGGACGAGGCGATCGACTTCAGCCTGTAGCTCACCAGCAGTAGGTGACACGGTTGGTTCCTGATTCGACGATTTGGGGGATGGGGTTTCTAAAGGCAGACGGGAGGCGGAG
This region of Prochlorothrix hollandica PCC 9006 = CALU 1027 genomic DNA includes:
- a CDS encoding bifunctional folylpolyglutamate synthase/dihydrofolate synthase, with protein sequence MHLPSFPDPVDLDDLLHPFQHFGVNLGLSRIQRLLAALGNPHHSIPLIHVAGTNGKGSVCAYITAVLTAAGYRVGCHTSPHLVSWCERITLNQVPISAPALRQVLGQVIAAIDPQEPLPTLFEIMSAATWLCFAQERVDLAVMEVGLGGRLDATNVCDRPLATVITSISRDHWQVLGSTLGEIAREKAGIFKAHCPAFVGVLPPEAAAVVQQQGAAVGCPVTWVEPALRQPSENSSSSPGLAPVFPPQQTLISQGIAYRISLQGDPQRLNSALALAVIQSLRRRGWAIAAAALAQGMVTAAWPARLQWVAWGDRPLLLDGAHNPGSALALRAYVDDCRSQWGEGLATLPFSPAITGLSSTTRPSQIPALGITGLSSTTRLSQIPALGITGLSSTTRPSQTADSAITGLSSTTRPSQIPSTGVTWIMGMLDTKDHGDIFRALLRSGDRLHLVPVPSHSSADPLALATLATTLCPTLAQVQAHPHIAAALNASRQQPPGLPTVLCGSLYLLGYVLERGLLRSVPEDPEDPEDPESPAVP